The genomic DNA AGTATGAGGAGTTCATCGCGGAGTACAGCCGCATGTATATGATCGATAAAAGCAAGATCGCCAAGGGGCAGATGACCGATGCGGAGTGTTTTGTGGGGCGGGCAAAGCTTGTCCATGAATACCGGAAGTTCCTTTTCGTGGATCCGGGACTGCCCGATGAACTGCTGCCGGATAAATGGCTCGGCGGTCATGCCGCCACGCTATTCGGGGAGTATTATAAGGAGCTTGCCGAGCCCGCCTCCCGCTTCTTCGAGAGTGTATTCGAAGATGGGAACGAGCTCACAAATAAAGATACATCCTATGACGTGATGAACCATCCGCTCCTGATGGATTAGAATCTTTTTCTGGAAATCAACTTGTACAGGCCGATCATGATCAATCCCGCGATTAGGGACGCCCACCAGCTGAAAGGAAAAGAAGGGCCAAGGTCGGGTAGGAAAAACAAGGCAAGGAAGAATGGCAAACTGATTGCCGCAGCGCCCAATCCGCCGATCAGCGCCATCTTGCCGGCTGAATCTTTTTCTTGAAATAGTGAACGCTTGATGATGGAAAAGAACATTTTGAGTTCTGCCATTGTGGTGAGGAGCAAGATCACGGCCAGAATGGCTGCCGAGCCGATGAACACATCATTTTCCACTTCTTTGAAGAAAGAAGTGATCAGCAGGCCTGCTCCGCGGATGGCCAGGAAAATACCGAACAGGTTCAAGGCCATTAGGGAAATGAACCCGGCTACGCTCCGTTTGCTCTCGGGAGGAAGTTGTTCGATAAGCTCGTCTGCATATGCTTTCGGATCGGATCCGAAGATCATCATAGCCGTTTTTCCTTCTCCCTGCCCTTCCAGGAGATGCTCGAGGATCTCCATGAGGATTTCCTCTGTCTGCTGTTCAGACAGGGTGAGCTGGAGGCGGAGGTACAATAAGATATCGGAATAATATTTCTCGTTCTCTTCTGTCAGTTTTTCTCTCTTTTGGTTATTCAATTCGATCAGTTCTTTTGCTGCGAGCAATGGTGTTACCCCCTTTTCAGTAGTTGGTTGACCGGGACGGACAGATGCTCCCACTCCTGGGTGATCTCTACTAGCGCGGCTGTGCCGTCTTCGGTCAGTGAATAATATTTTCGGTTCGGGCCTGACTCGGACGGCCGCATTTCGCCTGTGATCCATTTATTCTTCTGCAGGCGGAGAAGGACGGGATAGATCGTTCCTTCACTTACATCCTGCAGGCCGGATGCCTGAAGTTTCCTGGATAATTCATAGCCATAAACGGGCTCCTTTTCAATGACGGCCAGAATGCAACCATCAAGAATCCCTTTAAGCAATTGGCTTCGGATCGACATGATGATTCTCCTTTAGGTATATTGTAAAACAAGATACTGGGATGAAAGTTCAGCTACCTTGTTACACAAAGTAGCTATGAATAGCATAAATGCTGGAAGAGGTTTTGTAAACCTCTTTTTTAAATCGTGAATAGAGTGGAGGAGGAATCGATATGAATAGACTCACGAAGTGCCTTGGGATCCGGTTCCCCATTATCCAGGGAGGCATGGGGAACATCAGCAATGCCCGCCTGGCTGCCGCCGTGTCGGAGGCGGGTGCCCTGGGGACAATCGGAACGGGGACCATGGATGTGGAGGAAGTGGGGGGAATCGTCCGGGATCTGAAGATGCTGACGACCCGGCCTTTTGCCATGAATATCCCGATCACGATGACGCCTGAACTGAAAGGCATGATCGGGATCGCCATCACGGAAGAGGTTCCCGTAGTTTCCCTATCGGCAGGAAATCCGGGACCGCTCATTCCTGTCCTTCACGACCACGGAATCAAAGTGATCTGCGTGGTGGCGTCCCGCAAGCAGGCAAGGAAAGCGGCGGATGCAGGGGCAGACGTCCTGGTGGCAGAAGGGTATGAAGCGGCGGGCATCAACTCCCATCTCGAGACAACGACCCTGGCCCTTATCCCGCAGATCGTGGATGAAGTAGACGTTCCCGTCGTGGCAGCCGGGGGAATTGCGGATGGACGCGGGCTTGCCGCCATGCTCGCCTTGGGCGCAAGCGGAGTCCAGATGGGAACCCGATTCATCGCGACCAAGGAAGCTCCTTTTCATGAGCGTTATAAAGAAACCCTCCTTGCGGCGAATGATCATGGAACGGTCATCGTGGGGCGGAGTGTAGGGAGGGTACGGCGCGTTTTGAGGTCGCCCTACGCGGAAAGGGTATTGGATCTGGAAAAACGGGGAATGACCCTGGAACAGTATTCGGAACTGACCTCTGAGGACAACCACCGTAAAGGTGCCCTCGAAGGAAGACTTGATGAAGGATTCATCAATGGCGGACAGGTGGCAGGACTGATTGGGGATGTACCGACCGTCAAAGAAATGGTGGACGGGATGATGACCGATGCCTCAATGGTCCTGAGGACCCTTTCTGGCACTATGAAGGTTGAATAAGAGACAAAAAGCAGCTGGTGAGGAAGACGCCGGCTGCTTTTTTCGTTTAAACCGCTAAAATCTTCTGGAAATCCTGATTCAAAACAACTATACTGAGAGTAATTTTTAAATTTTCCGAATATTATTGACTATTTTGTGACGGCAGTGATACTATAACGTTGTAATAACGGTCGGTATCATTTTTATCACAGAAAGGATTCGGTAGTCTTATGGACTATTAATCATATAACTTGTGATCAAAGGGGGATTTCTGTGAAAAAGAAAGGTTGGTTACTGGGTGCATCGTCCCTGCTCCTCGGGATGATGATTTTATCGGGGTGCGGTTCGTCTGAGAAAAGCGGTAGTGGTGGAAAAAAGGAATATGTGATCGGGGTGAGTCAGATCGTCGAGCATCCATCGCTGGATGCAGCTTACAAAGGGTTTAAGAAGGCACTGGAAGAGAACGGATTCAAAGAGGGCGACAATGTGAAATACGATGTGCAGAATGCCCAGGGTGATCCGAATAATTCCCAGACCATCGCCAAAAATCTCGTCGGGGACGGGGTGGACCTCATTTTCGCCAATTCAACACCGAGTGCACAGCATGCCCTGAATGCGACAAAGAAGATCCCCATCGTGTTTACATCGGTGACGGATCCCGTCGGAGCTGAGCTGGTGAAATCGTTCGAGGAGCCGGGGGAGAATATCACGGGTACATCGGACAACCATCCCGAAGCCACCTCCAAGACGATCTTTTTTATCACAGATGAACTGAAAGCAAAGAATATCGGGGTGATCTACAACTCTGGTGAACAGAACTCCGTCGTGCAGGCCAAAGAAGTGAAGAAGCTCGCTGAAGAAAAGGGAGCGAAGGTCGTGGAAGCGTCTGTATCCACTTCAGCGGAAGTGAAGCAGGCTACTGAATCGCTTGTAGGTCGTGTCGATGCCATCTATGTCCCGACAGACAATACGGTGGTCTCAGCACTAGATGCCGTCATCGGCGTTGCCAATGATAAAGATATCCCGCTCTTCGTCGGAGAACTTGATTCCATGAAAAAGGGTGCGGTAGCTGCCAGTGGATTCAGCTATGAAGATCTCGGATATGAAACGGGCCTCATGGCTGTGAAGATCCTTAAGGGTGAGAAGAAACCGTCTGAGATCAGCGTGGAGTATCCGAAAGATTTCAAGCTTATGATCAACAAGAAAGCGGCCGAAGAACAGGGTGTCGAAGTGAAGGATGCCTGGAGTGAACTCGGAGAATTTTACGAAGAGTGATAGAAAGGATGATTCAAGATGCCAACGGCCATATTTGCCTCCTTTGAGTCCGGGATCATTTACGCCATCATGGCCCTCGGAGTCTACCTGTCCTTCAGGATATTGGATTTCCCTGATCTGACAGTGGACGGGAGCTTCGTGACGGGGGCAGCCGTTGCAGCGACGATGATTGTGGGCGGAGTGAACCCCGTCGTTGCCACGGTCACTGCCATGGTGATCGGCTTCGTCGCAGGATGTGTAACAGGGCTCCTCCACACATTCGGAAAAATCAATGCGCTCCTGTCAGGAATCCTCATGATGATTGCCCTCTACTCCATCAATTTGAGGATCATGGGGACATCCAATGTGTCCCTTTTAAATGAAGATACGGCTTTTACGGGAATCACAGGCCTGATTGGATCCCTTGGGATCGACCAGGCACTAAATGGTGTCTGGAATGCAGTCGGATTAGGCGAGCCACTGCCTGATACGTGGGCGGTCCTCCTGTTCATGACGATCGTGACGCTGGTGATCAAGTTTTTGACGGATGCGTTCCTCAAGACAGAAGTGGGTCTTGCCCTAAGGGCGACTGGCGATAATCAACGGATGATCCGGAGCTTTTCTGCCAATACGAACCTCATGATCATCCTTGGCCTTGGGATTTCCAATGCGTTGGTGGCCCTGTCCGGGGCACTGATTGCTCAGTACAGCCGCTTCGCCGATGTCGGGATGGGGATCGGTATGATCATCATCGGTCTTGCATCCGTCATCATCGGTGAAGCCCTTTTCGGTACCAAATCCATTGCAAGGACGACACTTGCCGTCATCGGAGGTGCCATCATCTATCGTCTGGTTGTCTCCATGGCCCTTCGCGTAGACTTTCTTGAAACGGGTGACATGAAGCTGATCACAGCGACGATCGTCATCCTCGCACTCGTCATGCCGAAAGTCATGGAGAGGTATAAGGACAGGAAGCGCAAGGCAAAGCGCATGGCCGAAAGGATGAAGGCCGTTCCGGTCTCGGAAGGAGAGGGTGGCAGCAGTGTTACGATTAAATAGGATCCACAAAGTCTTCAACGAAGGAACACCGGATGAAAAAATCGCCCTTGATGATATCCAGCTTTCCCTGGAACCGGGCGACTTCGTCACGGTGATCGGAAGCAACGGGGCCGGAAAATCAACGCTCATGAATATCGTCTCGGGGGTCATGATACCAGATGTCGGAACCGTCCACATCCAGGATCAGGATGTTTCGAAAGTTTCGGAGTATCGAAGATCCAAGCTCATCGGACGCGTTTTCCAAGATCCGATGGCAGGCACGGCCCCTTCCATGACCATCGAAGAGAATCTTGCCATGGCGTACTCGCGGAATCGCACGAGGGGCTTCAGGCTCGGTGTCACGAAGAAGAGGAAGGCGTACTTCAAAGAAGTGCTGGAGAGCCTTCATCTAGGGCTGGAAAATCGGCTCAATGCAAAAGTCGGGCTGCTATCAGGAGGGGAACGTCAGGCGCTGTCACTGCTCATGGCCACCTTCACGGAGCCCTCAATCCTCCTTCTGGATGAACACACGGCAGCACTTGATCCAGCACGCGCTGATCTGATCACGAAGTTGACCCGGCAAATTGTGGATCAATACGCCCTGACCACCCTCATGGTCACCCACAATATGCAGCAGGCCATCGATTTAGGGAATAGGCTGATCATGATGGATAAAGGACAGATCATCCTTGAAGTGAATGAACAAGAGAAGAAGGGCTTGACCGTTGAAGGACTCCTTCATGAGTTTCAGCGGATCCGCGGCAGCAAGCTTGCCAGTGACCGGGCCCTTCTCTCGTAAAGAAAGCCGGCCCCTGAAGGCCGGCTTTTCGGTGCGAGTCGAGTTGATTGCCCTTCGAATGGAATAGGCGTAATCTACTAGTAAGGACAGGAAATTCATCCCTGCCCGGTTCTGGTAAACCATCAAGAATAGGAGAGATTTCAAAATGAAACGTTTTGAAGGCAAAGTAATCTTGATCACTGGGGCTGCGTCCGGACTTGGACATGCTGCGGCCATGCAAATTGCTTCAGAAGGAGCAAAACTGTCACTCGTGGACCTTAACCAAGGCGGATTGGAAGAAGTGAAGCAGTCGATTCTATCATCTTACAGTGAAGCGGAAGTGCTGTTGATCGAAGCGGATTGCTCCGACGAAAGCGCCGTTAAGAAATACGTTGATGAAACGGTGGGGCACTTCGGTCAAATCGACGGCTTCTTCAACAACGCAGGAATTGAAGGGAAACAGAATCTCACAGAGGACTATGGCACGGATGAATTTGAACGTGTAGTGAACATCAACTTGAACGGTGTCTTTTATGGCATGAAATATGTACTCAAAGTCATGAGGGAGCAGGGCTACGGTTCCATCGTCAATACGGCATCCGTCGGAGGGATCCGAGGCGTCGGGAATCAATCCGGTTATGCGGCAAGCAAGCACGGCGTAGTCGGCATGACCCGCAATTCCGGTGTGGAATATGGCCAGTACGGAATCAGCATCAAAGCCATCGCACCAGGTGCCATCATGACACCGATGGTCGAAGGCTCCCTTCGCCAAATCGGAGGCGATGACTGGGAAGCGGCAGGCAAGGAATTCGTCAGCGTCAATCCGATGAAACGCTTCGGAAAACCCGAAGAAGTCGGGTACCTCGTAGCCTTCCTGCTATCCTCCCAAGCAGACTTCATCAACGGAGCCGTCATCCCGATCGACGGCGGACAATCTTATAAATACTGATCAACAAATAGAATACCAGCAGTAAAAAACAAGAATGAGGCCAAGCCCACATTCTTGTTTTTTTTATGTTTTAGAGAACTATTAGGAAGTAGATTGAGAAATATAGTTGAAGGGACTCTTCAAGCTGGTGGATCGCATGATTAGTATTCCGTGAGTTTTTCAAACACGCAGATGTAGACTAAGGATGAATACCTACCAAAAAATGCTTCATCAAAAAACAATTCTTAAATCATAAGAATCCAGAGTGGATTGAAGCGGAAGGCGCCTGACTCCAGCGGAAAAGGAGCATGATCGAGACCCCGCAGGCACGAGGCTCGGCATGCTCCCCGCAGGAAAGCAGGCGCCTGCAACGAAAAGGAACGGTCTACTGTTCAATTTAGCCCCATAAAGAATGCTTACCCTGGATTCATTAATTAATGAATCTAAGAACATTACATATAAAGGGAATTCATTCAGCTCATCCCCTACAAGAATCCCAGAGTGTATTGAAGCGGAAGGCGCCTGACTCCAGCGGAAAGGAACGGTCTCCTCTTCATTACTCCCCCATAGAAACGCCCATTCCCTTTAAAAACTATAAGAATTTTTAATTTTAACAATTTATTGACTATTTATAAAACAAAATGTTATTATATCGTTGAATTAACGTTATATTAATATCCATAATGCAATCGTTTAAAGGAGGAAAGCGATGAAG from Rossellomorea marisflavi includes the following:
- a CDS encoding DUF1129 family protein, translated to MLAAKELIELNNQKREKLTEENEKYYSDILLYLRLQLTLSEQQTEEILMEILEHLLEGQGEGKTAMMIFGSDPKAYADELIEQLPPESKRSVAGFISLMALNLFGIFLAIRGAGLLITSFFKEVENDVFIGSAAILAVILLLTTMAELKMFFSIIKRSLFQEKDSAGKMALIGGLGAAAISLPFFLALFFLPDLGPSFPFSWWASLIAGLIMIGLYKLISRKRF
- a CDS encoding PadR family transcriptional regulator, with product MSIRSQLLKGILDGCILAVIEKEPVYGYELSRKLQASGLQDVSEGTIYPVLLRLQKNKWITGEMRPSESGPNRKYYSLTEDGTAALVEITQEWEHLSVPVNQLLKRG
- a CDS encoding NAD(P)H-dependent flavin oxidoreductase, with amino-acid sequence MNRLTKCLGIRFPIIQGGMGNISNARLAAAVSEAGALGTIGTGTMDVEEVGGIVRDLKMLTTRPFAMNIPITMTPELKGMIGIAITEEVPVVSLSAGNPGPLIPVLHDHGIKVICVVASRKQARKAADAGADVLVAEGYEAAGINSHLETTTLALIPQIVDEVDVPVVAAGGIADGRGLAAMLALGASGVQMGTRFIATKEAPFHERYKETLLAANDHGTVIVGRSVGRVRRVLRSPYAERVLDLEKRGMTLEQYSELTSEDNHRKGALEGRLDEGFINGGQVAGLIGDVPTVKEMVDGMMTDASMVLRTLSGTMKVE
- a CDS encoding ABC transporter substrate-binding protein, yielding MMILSGCGSSEKSGSGGKKEYVIGVSQIVEHPSLDAAYKGFKKALEENGFKEGDNVKYDVQNAQGDPNNSQTIAKNLVGDGVDLIFANSTPSAQHALNATKKIPIVFTSVTDPVGAELVKSFEEPGENITGTSDNHPEATSKTIFFITDELKAKNIGVIYNSGEQNSVVQAKEVKKLAEEKGAKVVEASVSTSAEVKQATESLVGRVDAIYVPTDNTVVSALDAVIGVANDKDIPLFVGELDSMKKGAVAASGFSYEDLGYETGLMAVKILKGEKKPSEISVEYPKDFKLMINKKAAEEQGVEVKDAWSELGEFYEE
- a CDS encoding ABC transporter permease, coding for MPTAIFASFESGIIYAIMALGVYLSFRILDFPDLTVDGSFVTGAAVAATMIVGGVNPVVATVTAMVIGFVAGCVTGLLHTFGKINALLSGILMMIALYSINLRIMGTSNVSLLNEDTAFTGITGLIGSLGIDQALNGVWNAVGLGEPLPDTWAVLLFMTIVTLVIKFLTDAFLKTEVGLALRATGDNQRMIRSFSANTNLMIILGLGISNALVALSGALIAQYSRFADVGMGIGMIIIGLASVIIGEALFGTKSIARTTLAVIGGAIIYRLVVSMALRVDFLETGDMKLITATIVILALVMPKVMERYKDRKRKAKRMAERMKAVPVSEGEGGSSVTIK
- a CDS encoding ABC transporter ATP-binding protein — translated: MLRLNRIHKVFNEGTPDEKIALDDIQLSLEPGDFVTVIGSNGAGKSTLMNIVSGVMIPDVGTVHIQDQDVSKVSEYRRSKLIGRVFQDPMAGTAPSMTIEENLAMAYSRNRTRGFRLGVTKKRKAYFKEVLESLHLGLENRLNAKVGLLSGGERQALSLLMATFTEPSILLLDEHTAALDPARADLITKLTRQIVDQYALTTLMVTHNMQQAIDLGNRLIMMDKGQIILEVNEQEKKGLTVEGLLHEFQRIRGSKLASDRALLS
- a CDS encoding SDR family oxidoreductase, which encodes MKRFEGKVILITGAASGLGHAAAMQIASEGAKLSLVDLNQGGLEEVKQSILSSYSEAEVLLIEADCSDESAVKKYVDETVGHFGQIDGFFNNAGIEGKQNLTEDYGTDEFERVVNINLNGVFYGMKYVLKVMREQGYGSIVNTASVGGIRGVGNQSGYAASKHGVVGMTRNSGVEYGQYGISIKAIAPGAIMTPMVEGSLRQIGGDDWEAAGKEFVSVNPMKRFGKPEEVGYLVAFLLSSQADFINGAVIPIDGGQSYKY